One stretch of Pseudomonas fluorescens Q2-87 DNA includes these proteins:
- a CDS encoding glycine zipper domain-containing protein, translated as MKFSSILLLSLGLISGVASAGGTAEAGVGGALGGVLGSVVGQSLGGNTGSTIGAALGGAGGSAVGADKHSRGEAAIGGALGAAGGNVVGRSVGGSTGSLIGAAAGGGAGGALGNYMGKDDDDDRRYDDRRGDRRYYRDGHPGRGHAYGHRKKHHRYYRD; from the coding sequence ATGAAGTTCTCCTCCATTCTCTTGTTGTCCCTTGGCCTGATCAGTGGCGTCGCTTCTGCCGGCGGCACTGCCGAAGCAGGTGTTGGCGGCGCATTGGGCGGGGTTTTGGGTTCGGTCGTCGGCCAGTCCCTGGGCGGCAACACCGGTTCCACTATCGGCGCAGCCCTGGGTGGCGCTGGCGGTAGTGCGGTCGGTGCAGACAAACACAGCCGCGGCGAAGCAGCCATCGGCGGCGCGTTGGGCGCAGCGGGCGGTAACGTGGTCGGTCGTAGCGTCGGTGGCAGCACCGGTAGCCTGATCGGTGCGGCAGCCGGCGGTGGTGCTGGCGGCGCGCTGGGTAACTACATGGGCAAGGACGACGATGATGATCGTCGTTACGATGATCGTCGTGGTGACCGTCGCTACTACCGTGACGGCCATCCAGGTCGCGGCCATGCCTATGGGCATCGCAAGAAGCATCATCGCTACTACCGCGACTAA
- a CDS encoding acyl-CoA thioesterase has translation MPQRNEYPHLQPITTRWHDNDVYGHVNNVTYYSFFDTAVNTYLIEVGGLDIHDGEVAGFVVSSACDYFASISFPDRIEIGLRVGKLGSSSVQYELAVFKAGEEEACAAGRFVHVFVDRASNRPVAIPDPLRGALERLVV, from the coding sequence ATGCCCCAACGTAACGAATACCCGCACTTGCAGCCCATTACCACGCGCTGGCACGACAATGACGTGTACGGTCACGTCAACAACGTCACGTACTACAGCTTTTTCGATACGGCAGTGAATACCTACCTGATCGAAGTCGGCGGCCTGGATATCCATGATGGAGAGGTGGCGGGGTTCGTGGTGAGTTCGGCCTGCGACTATTTTGCCTCGATCTCGTTTCCGGACCGGATTGAAATCGGCTTGAGGGTCGGGAAGCTGGGCAGCAGTTCCGTGCAGTACGAGTTGGCGGTGTTCAAGGCCGGCGAGGAAGAGGCCTGTGCGGCGGGACGCTTCGTGCATGTGTTCGTGGATCGGGCCTCGAATCGGCCAGTTGCGATTCCGGATCCGTTGCGCGGGGCTTTGGAGCGTTTGGTGGTCTGA
- a CDS encoding 3-hydroxyacyl-CoA dehydrogenase — protein MSQTTFDIQRAAVVGAGTMGRGIVMCLANAGVAVQWVDNNPQMLEQALLAVAQTYGHSVRQGRIDKDEADARIARVTRADDYAAIRNVDLVIEAVYENLELKQKIFRELDGLLKPEAILASNTSALDIDAIAAATRRPSQVLGLHFFSPAHIMKLLEIVRGAQTSKAVLDAALVLGKRMGKVSVVSGNCHGFIGNRMLHPYVLEARKMLLEGVFPHQIDGALQGFGFAMGPFRMYDVVGIDLEWRARELAGKGQDAPEVQVDNRLCELGRFGQKSGNGYYHYEPGSRQAEHDVEVDALVLRVSEALGFQRREIGPEEILERCLLALVNEGAKILQEGIAESAHDIDLVYLNGYGFPADKGGPMAWADGQGLDDIHARLLELETKQGDQWKPARLIGELAAQGKGFANR, from the coding sequence ATGAGCCAGACAACCTTCGATATTCAGCGCGCCGCAGTGGTCGGGGCGGGCACCATGGGTCGCGGCATCGTCATGTGCCTGGCCAATGCCGGCGTCGCGGTGCAATGGGTCGACAACAACCCGCAGATGCTCGAACAGGCGCTGCTGGCGGTGGCACAGACCTACGGCCATAGCGTGCGCCAGGGCCGTATCGACAAGGACGAGGCCGATGCCCGGATCGCTCGGGTGACGCGAGCGGATGACTACGCGGCGATCCGCAATGTGGATCTGGTGATCGAAGCGGTCTACGAAAACCTGGAACTCAAGCAGAAGATATTTCGCGAGCTGGACGGCCTGCTCAAGCCAGAGGCCATCCTGGCGAGCAATACCTCGGCGCTGGATATCGATGCCATCGCCGCCGCTACCCGCCGGCCCAGCCAGGTGCTGGGGCTGCATTTCTTCAGTCCGGCGCACATCATGAAACTGCTGGAGATCGTTCGCGGAGCGCAAACCTCCAAAGCCGTGCTGGACGCGGCCCTGGTGTTGGGCAAGCGCATGGGCAAGGTCAGCGTGGTCTCGGGTAATTGTCATGGTTTCATCGGCAACCGCATGCTCCACCCCTATGTGCTGGAGGCTCGCAAGATGCTGCTGGAGGGGGTTTTTCCCCATCAGATCGATGGGGCGCTGCAAGGCTTCGGTTTCGCCATGGGGCCGTTTCGTATGTACGACGTCGTCGGGATCGACCTGGAATGGCGCGCCCGTGAGCTGGCAGGCAAAGGCCAGGATGCGCCCGAGGTGCAGGTGGACAATCGCTTGTGCGAACTGGGACGGTTCGGTCAGAAAAGCGGCAATGGGTACTACCACTACGAACCGGGTAGTCGACAGGCCGAGCATGACGTCGAGGTCGATGCACTGGTGCTGCGGGTCAGTGAGGCGTTGGGGTTCCAGCGTCGCGAGATTGGCCCGGAGGAAATCCTTGAGCGCTGCTTGCTGGCGCTGGTCAACGAAGGCGCCAAGATCCTGCAGGAAGGCATCGCCGAGTCGGCCCATGATATCGACCTGGTCTACCTCAACGGCTACGGGTTTCCAGCGGACAAGGGCGGCCCGATGGCTTGGGCCGACGGGCAGGGACTCGACGATATCCACGCACGCCTGCTGGAGCTCGAAACGAAGCAGGGCGACCAGTGGAAGCCTGCGCGACTGATCGGGGAGCTGGCAGCACAAGGCAAGGGATTCGCGAACCGATAA
- a CDS encoding RecQ family ATP-dependent DNA helicase, whose protein sequence is MHSTLEQVFGYSQFRPGQEAAIGAVLAGRSAAAIFPTGSGKSLCYQLPALLLPHLTLVVSPLLALMQDQLAFLQRHGIPSASIDSAQSRDDASDAMARARSGELKILMVSVERLKNERFRNFLQQVPISLLVVDEAHCISEWGHNFRPDYLKLPDYQRQFDIPQVLLLTATATPPVIADMQAKFAIAAADVVTTGFYRPNLNLLVEPVSGADKRGRLVQWLGERPGQPSIVYVTLQRTAEQIAEHLDRHGIGAEAYHAGLPHEQREAIQRRFMEGQSNCIVATIAFGMGIDKSDIRNVVHFDLPKSIENYSQEIGRAGRDGHPSNCLVLANRDSLNVLENFVYGDTPELDGIGCVLDELKAAALDGQWEFLLGPLADQSNIRQLPLKTLLVQLELRRLIAPRYAYFAEYRFKFLSEPQVLLEHFEGERRDFVSAIIQTSSRARTWATVNFDGIYQQYHAERHRVVKALDYFQEKGWIELESKQMTEVYSVLETAFDPQPLSHELHAYFTRHERGEIARIHAMLELFATDRCLGYRLAQYFGDDNAPRQCGHCSVCHGQVARLPDPPELPALVDKSFEALCTDFIHKHEQHTGSVPSAERLTRFLLGISVPLFTRLKARKIRGYGALEEYPYAEVRQWAQRYL, encoded by the coding sequence ATGCACAGCACCCTGGAACAGGTTTTTGGTTATTCACAGTTTCGTCCCGGTCAGGAGGCTGCCATTGGCGCGGTGCTGGCTGGTCGGTCGGCAGCCGCCATTTTTCCCACCGGGTCCGGCAAGTCCCTGTGTTATCAATTGCCGGCCCTGCTGTTACCACACCTGACCCTGGTGGTCTCGCCACTGCTGGCGCTGATGCAGGACCAATTGGCGTTCCTGCAGCGCCATGGCATCCCATCCGCCAGTATCGATTCGGCACAAAGCCGTGACGACGCCAGCGATGCCATGGCACGGGCCCGTTCGGGCGAGTTGAAGATCCTGATGGTTTCCGTGGAGCGCCTGAAGAACGAGCGTTTTCGTAACTTCTTGCAGCAAGTGCCGATTTCATTGCTGGTAGTAGACGAAGCGCACTGCATTTCGGAATGGGGACATAACTTTCGTCCTGACTATCTCAAGCTTCCCGACTATCAGCGTCAGTTCGACATCCCCCAGGTGTTGCTGCTGACAGCCACCGCGACCCCGCCGGTGATCGCCGACATGCAGGCGAAGTTCGCCATCGCCGCCGCCGATGTGGTGACGACCGGCTTCTACCGGCCCAACCTCAATTTGCTGGTCGAGCCCGTGAGCGGCGCGGACAAGCGTGGGCGACTGGTGCAATGGCTGGGCGAACGGCCCGGGCAACCGAGCATCGTCTATGTCACCCTGCAGCGAACCGCCGAGCAGATTGCCGAGCACCTGGACCGGCACGGTATTGGTGCCGAGGCCTATCACGCCGGCTTGCCCCATGAGCAGCGCGAAGCCATCCAGCGACGGTTCATGGAGGGACAATCCAACTGTATCGTTGCGACCATCGCGTTCGGCATGGGCATCGACAAGAGTGATATCCGCAACGTGGTGCATTTCGACCTGCCCAAATCCATCGAAAACTACAGCCAGGAGATCGGCCGGGCCGGGCGGGACGGGCACCCCTCCAATTGCCTGGTGCTGGCCAACCGCGACAGCCTCAATGTGCTGGAAAACTTCGTCTACGGCGATACGCCCGAGCTGGACGGCATTGGTTGCGTGCTGGACGAGCTGAAAGCCGCCGCACTCGATGGGCAATGGGAATTCCTGCTGGGGCCGCTGGCTGATCAGAGCAACATTCGCCAGCTACCGCTCAAGACGCTGCTCGTCCAGTTGGAGCTGCGCCGGCTGATCGCACCGCGTTATGCCTATTTCGCGGAGTACCGCTTCAAGTTCCTGAGCGAGCCGCAAGTGCTGCTGGAACACTTCGAAGGTGAGCGAAGGGATTTCGTCTCGGCGATCATCCAGACCTCCAGCCGTGCCCGGACCTGGGCCACGGTGAACTTCGACGGGATATACCAGCAGTATCACGCGGAGCGTCATCGGGTGGTCAAGGCATTGGATTATTTCCAGGAGAAGGGCTGGATTGAGCTGGAAAGCAAACAGATGACCGAGGTGTATAGCGTGCTGGAAACGGCCTTTGACCCACAGCCCCTGAGCCACGAGCTGCACGCTTATTTCACCCGACATGAGCGCGGTGAAATCGCACGGATCCACGCCATGCTCGAGTTGTTTGCCACTGATCGCTGCCTCGGCTATCGGTTGGCGCAGTATTTTGGCGATGACAATGCGCCCCGGCAGTGCGGCCATTGCTCAGTGTGCCATGGGCAGGTCGCCCGCCTGCCGGATCCGCCTGAGTTGCCCGCGCTTGTGGATAAAAGCTTCGAGGCGCTGTGCACGGATTTTATCCACAAGCATGAGCAGCACACCGGTAGCGTGCCTTCCGCTGAGCGACTGACCCGGTTCCTGTTAGGGATCAGCGTGCCGCTGTTCACCCGATTGAAGGCGCGGAAGATTCGCGGATACGGCGCCTTGGAAGAGTATCCGTACGCTGAAGTTCGCCAGTGGGCCCAAAGGTACCTCTGA
- a CDS encoding S8 family peptidase gives MSVSLLAGCLTVPERSGVDPALFETPEYQAQQGLAVVKASALYARGGTGQDVVVALIDSGLDASLKEFEGRLADSGFDYVEDRPGTVDRIGHGTQMAGILAANKDDQGMHGIAFNARLIPFRFGDNNEPFFFDSEIAQSWQSGFDKGARLFNNSWANAIPATEINEARYNQVMPDSLAVARKLVSDGAVFIFPTGNELKREPLAEPGLPVALPELEKGWIAVVALKNDGSAINGKSNYCGLAAAWCIAVPGGDAGAQAGLLTVGKDGLYVQTAGTSPAAALVSGALAALQSLYPQLSPQQIREHLLATANRTGVYANSEAYGRGLMDLEAASRRAPEPVAVQ, from the coding sequence ATGTCGGTCTCACTGCTGGCCGGTTGCTTGACCGTCCCGGAACGATCCGGGGTGGATCCGGCTCTATTCGAAACGCCGGAGTATCAGGCCCAGCAAGGCCTTGCCGTCGTCAAGGCTTCCGCGCTCTATGCACGTGGCGGGACCGGCCAGGATGTTGTCGTGGCGCTGATCGACTCGGGGCTCGACGCCAGCCTCAAGGAGTTCGAAGGCAGGTTGGCTGATTCTGGATTTGACTATGTCGAGGACCGTCCCGGCACAGTCGACCGCATCGGCCATGGCACGCAGATGGCCGGCATTCTCGCTGCCAACAAGGACGACCAGGGCATGCACGGCATCGCGTTCAATGCACGGTTGATCCCCTTTCGTTTTGGCGATAACAACGAGCCGTTTTTCTTCGACAGCGAGATCGCCCAATCCTGGCAAAGCGGTTTCGACAAGGGCGCCCGCCTATTCAACAACTCGTGGGCCAACGCCATCCCCGCCACGGAAATCAACGAGGCACGCTACAACCAGGTGATGCCCGACTCCCTGGCCGTTGCCCGAAAATTGGTATCCGACGGTGCCGTGTTCATCTTCCCTACCGGCAACGAACTCAAGCGCGAGCCCCTGGCCGAACCGGGGTTGCCGGTGGCCTTGCCTGAACTGGAAAAAGGCTGGATCGCGGTGGTTGCATTAAAGAACGACGGCAGCGCCATCAATGGAAAATCCAACTACTGCGGTCTCGCAGCTGCGTGGTGCATCGCCGTCCCAGGCGGCGATGCGGGCGCACAGGCAGGCTTGCTCACGGTGGGCAAGGATGGCCTTTACGTCCAAACCGCCGGCACCTCCCCGGCCGCAGCCTTGGTCAGTGGCGCCTTGGCGGCGCTACAAAGCCTTTACCCGCAGCTCAGCCCTCAGCAGATACGCGAACATCTACTGGCGACAGCCAACCGCACAGGTGTCTACGCCAACAGCGAAGCCTATGGCCGAGGGTTGATGGACCTGGAAGCTGCGTCACGACGCGCTCCTGAACCAGTGGCGGTTCAATAA
- a CDS encoding DUF1493 family protein yields MHLAPDFPDDHAMRQLMELLHEEIGLPERKTIRLETAINLDLGCDGADARHLMEALEERFAIDLIDYDAYRYFQPEGFDVFQKRRAKGRGKKVPLTIAMLYKAVKAQRWDTQEVEGV; encoded by the coding sequence ATGCATCTCGCGCCAGACTTCCCCGACGACCACGCCATGCGCCAACTCATGGAACTGCTCCACGAAGAAATCGGCTTGCCTGAACGCAAGACGATTCGCCTGGAGACCGCGATCAATCTGGATTTGGGTTGCGATGGGGCGGACGCGCGGCATCTGATGGAAGCCTTGGAAGAGCGGTTCGCCATCGACCTCATCGATTACGACGCTTATCGCTATTTTCAGCCGGAAGGCTTCGATGTCTTTCAAAAGCGCAGGGCCAAGGGCCGTGGCAAGAAGGTGCCGCTGACCATTGCCATGCTCTACAAAGCAGTCAAGGCGCAGAGATGGGACACGCAGGAAGTGGAAGGGGTCTAG